A single Thiohalobacter thiocyanaticus DNA region contains:
- the speD gene encoding adenosylmethionine decarboxylase, with translation MVARHAKKIKLYGFNNLAKTLSYNVYDICYAKAERHRAEYIEYIDEAYNAKRLAEILTTVAELIGANILDISHQDYEPQGASVVMLISEEPVVSERLSHDKAEHPGPLPETLLAHLDKSHITVHTYPESHPEGGISTFRADIDVATCGRISPLRALNYLIHALESDIVTLDYRVRGFTRDIRGRKHFIDHDITSIQNFIARDVIDRYGMIDVNVYQENIFHTKMLIKEFDLDNYLFGHGRDDYSARELREIERRLRREMAEIYYARNLPRM, from the coding sequence ATGGTTGCGCGTCATGCCAAAAAGATCAAGCTGTATGGATTCAATAACCTGGCCAAGACCCTGAGCTATAACGTCTACGATATCTGCTACGCGAAGGCCGAACGACACCGTGCCGAGTATATCGAATATATCGACGAGGCCTACAATGCCAAACGTCTGGCCGAGATACTCACCACGGTCGCCGAACTTATCGGCGCCAATATCCTGGATATCTCGCATCAGGATTATGAACCGCAGGGTGCCAGCGTGGTCATGCTGATCTCCGAGGAGCCTGTTGTTTCCGAGCGGCTCTCGCATGACAAGGCCGAACATCCCGGACCCTTGCCCGAGACCCTGCTTGCTCACCTTGACAAGAGCCACATTACTGTTCACACCTACCCGGAAAGTCACCCTGAAGGCGGAATCAGCACCTTTCGCGCCGACATCGATGTCGCAACATGTGGGCGAATCTCGCCGCTTCGCGCCCTGAATTATCTGATCCATGCCCTCGAGTCAGACATCGTGACCCTGGATTATCGGGTGCGCGGGTTCACGCGCGATATACGCGGGAGGAAGCACTTCATCGATCACGACATCACTTCCATCCAGAACTTCATTGCCCGGGACGTCATTGATCGCTACGGCATGATTGACGTGAATGTATACCAGGAGAACATCTTCCATACAAAGATGCTGATCAAGGAGTTCGATCTGGACAACTACCTGTTCGGGCACGGCCGCGACGACTACTCAGCCCGGGAACTACGCGAGATCGAACGGCGCCTGAGGCGGGAGATGGCCGAGATCTACTACGCACGCAACCTGCCCAGGATGTAA
- a CDS encoding MBL fold metallo-hydrolase — translation MGLEIIGAESLGVRSLCCRVTLPNRRIVIDPGVALGYVRYGLRPHPVQIAVGRQVRDRILAALEDATDVVFSHFHADHVPLMDANPYQLSVCSLPHSFRGLRAWSKSGYDLTGVMRRRFHDVLDLLGSNMKVAEGRTVDGLSFSQSVPHGAPDGNMGTVMMTRVEMGGEVFVHASDIQLLDASTIDLLIDWRPDIVLAAGPPLYLDRLSNALRDTAWRNAVRLAQHVDVVILDHHLMRSQKGESWLDALSETVGRQVYCAADYMRHPRRLLEAERKQWYKKMPVPDGWNEDYAQGKVDLDSYFDQYLSLWKAR, via the coding sequence ATGGGCCTTGAAATCATTGGCGCGGAATCCCTGGGAGTTCGCAGTCTTTGTTGTCGGGTAACATTGCCCAACCGGCGTATTGTCATCGACCCTGGCGTTGCGCTGGGTTACGTCCGCTACGGTCTGCGACCCCATCCCGTGCAGATCGCCGTGGGGCGGCAGGTACGGGATAGAATTCTTGCTGCACTGGAAGATGCCACCGACGTGGTGTTCAGCCATTTTCATGCCGATCATGTGCCGCTGATGGATGCAAATCCGTATCAACTATCGGTGTGCAGCCTGCCTCACAGTTTCAGGGGTTTGCGCGCCTGGAGCAAATCCGGCTACGACCTCACGGGGGTGATGCGCAGACGATTTCATGATGTGCTCGATCTGCTGGGGAGCAATATGAAGGTCGCGGAAGGGAGAACGGTGGATGGGCTGTCTTTTTCGCAATCTGTCCCGCATGGTGCGCCTGACGGCAACATGGGCACAGTGATGATGACGCGGGTGGAAATGGGGGGCGAAGTATTCGTGCATGCCTCGGACATCCAGCTGCTGGATGCTTCAACGATCGATCTGCTGATCGACTGGCGGCCGGATATTGTCCTGGCGGCCGGGCCTCCACTCTACCTCGATCGTTTAAGCAATGCCCTGCGAGACACGGCTTGGCGGAACGCAGTGCGACTGGCACAACATGTTGATGTCGTCATTCTTGACCATCATCTGATGCGCAGTCAGAAAGGTGAAAGCTGGCTGGATGCGCTATCAGAAACCGTCGGAAGGCAGGTTTATTGTGCCGCCGATTACATGCGTCACCCGCGGCGATTACTGGAAGCGGAACGAAAGCAGTGGTACAAGAAAATGCCTGTGCCGGACGGTTGGAACGAGGATTATGCTCAGGGTAAAGTGGATCTTGATAGCTACTTTGACCAGTACCTCTCTCTCTGGAAGGCAAGGTGA
- the xseA gene encoding exodeoxyribonuclease VII large subunit has product MQRPDLPPPSPALPGDERDVFTVSRLNAEARDLLESRFPLIWVEGELSNLARPGSGHWYFSLKDARAQVGCAMFRGRNRNVRFQPQEGMQVLVRASVSLYEARGNYQLIVEHMEEAGAGALRRAFEQLRDKLDAEGLFAEAHKQPLPALPRRIGVITSPTGAAIRDILSVLGRRFPAIPVLVYPVPVQGEGAGAKIAETIALADARRDCDVLILARGGGSLEDLWAFNEEGVARAIHACRLPVVTGIGHEIDFTIADFVADRRAPTPSVAAEMVSPSQDDWRLRLRDREQKLTRRITQQLERRRERLAWLEQRLQRQHPGQRLTQWSQRLDELEGRLQRSQQVRLRHARSRLSELAARLHRHNPVPRLEAARQRQTGLAHRLHLAMRHQLQRERERLTGLMRQLDTVSPLATLERGYAIVRLGADGRILRSVEGLQTGDIIDVRLARGRLTTEVKTVHGDEDA; this is encoded by the coding sequence ATGCAGCGCCCTGACCTTCCACCCCCGTCCCCTGCCCTGCCCGGGGACGAACGCGACGTCTTCACCGTCTCCCGGCTCAACGCCGAGGCCCGCGACCTGCTGGAGAGCCGTTTCCCGCTGATCTGGGTCGAGGGGGAGCTGTCCAACCTGGCCCGGCCCGGCTCCGGGCACTGGTACTTCAGCCTCAAGGATGCCCGCGCCCAGGTCGGCTGTGCCATGTTCCGCGGCCGCAACCGCAATGTGCGGTTCCAGCCGCAGGAAGGCATGCAGGTGCTGGTCCGCGCCAGCGTCTCCCTGTACGAGGCCCGCGGCAACTACCAGCTGATCGTCGAGCACATGGAGGAGGCCGGGGCCGGCGCCCTGCGCCGGGCCTTCGAGCAGCTGCGCGACAAGCTGGACGCCGAGGGCCTGTTCGCCGAGGCGCACAAGCAGCCGCTGCCCGCCCTGCCCCGGCGCATCGGCGTGATCACCTCCCCCACCGGGGCGGCCATCCGCGATATCCTCAGCGTGCTGGGCCGGCGCTTTCCCGCCATCCCGGTGCTGGTCTATCCGGTCCCGGTCCAGGGCGAGGGGGCGGGCGCGAAGATCGCCGAGACGATCGCCCTGGCGGATGCCCGCCGGGACTGCGACGTCCTGATCCTGGCCCGCGGCGGCGGCTCGCTGGAGGACCTGTGGGCCTTCAACGAGGAGGGCGTCGCCCGCGCCATCCATGCCTGCCGGCTGCCGGTGGTGACGGGTATTGGCCACGAGATCGATTTCACCATCGCCGATTTCGTCGCCGACCGGCGCGCCCCCACCCCCTCGGTGGCGGCCGAAATGGTCAGTCCCAGCCAGGACGACTGGCGGCTGCGCCTGCGCGACCGGGAACAGAAACTGACCCGGCGGATCACGCAACAACTCGAACGCCGCCGCGAACGCCTGGCCTGGCTGGAGCAGCGGCTGCAGCGCCAGCACCCGGGCCAGCGGCTGACCCAGTGGAGCCAGCGCCTGGACGAACTGGAAGGCCGCCTGCAGCGCAGCCAGCAGGTCCGGCTGCGCCACGCCCGCAGCCGGCTGAGTGAACTGGCCGCCCGCCTGCATCGCCACAACCCGGTGCCGAGGCTGGAGGCGGCCCGCCAGCGTCAGACCGGACTGGCCCATCGTCTGCACCTGGCCATGCGCCATCAACTGCAGCGCGAGCGCGAGCGCCTGACCGGCCTGATGCGCCAGCTCGACACCGTCAGTCCGCTGGCCACGCTGGAGCGCGGCTATGCCATCGTGCGCCTGGGGGCGGATGGCCGTATCCTGAGATCGGTGGAAGGCCTGCAGACCGGTGATATCATCGACGTGCGACTGGCGCGCGGGCGGCTGACCACAGAGGTCAAAACCGTCCACGGAGATGAAGATGCATGA
- the guaB gene encoding IMP dehydrogenase → MRILEEALTFDDVLLLPDHSDVLPRDVDLSTQLTRDIRMNIPLLSAAMDTVTEGRLAIALAQEGGIGIVHKSMNAEQQAAEVRLVKKFESGVIKDPITISPNATIRDVLELTRAHRISGVPVVDGEDLVGIVTNRDVRFETRFDAPVSSIMTPKDKLVTVKEGAEKDEILKLLHQYRIEKVLVVDDNFRLRGLVTVKDIQKASDKPNACKDDQGRLRVGAAVGVGAGTDERVEALVAAGVDVIVVDTAHGHSQGVLDRVKWVKQNFPDVQVIGGNIATAEAALALKSAGADAVKVGIGPGSICTTRIVAGVGVPQISAVANVAAALKDSGVPLIADGGIRYSGDMAKAIAAGAYSIMVGSMFAGTEEAPGEVELFQGRSYKSYRGMGSLGAMSGQQGSSDRYFQEGNEAEKLVPEGIEGRVPYKGPLNPVIHQLLGGLRSSMGYTGCRTVDEMRTKPQFVRVTGAGMKESHVHDVQITKEAPNYRV, encoded by the coding sequence ATACGCATCCTTGAAGAAGCCCTGACCTTCGACGACGTCCTCCTGCTGCCCGACCATTCCGATGTGCTGCCGCGCGACGTGGATCTCTCCACCCAGCTGACGCGCGACATCCGCATGAACATCCCGCTGCTCTCTGCAGCCATGGACACGGTCACCGAGGGCCGGCTGGCCATCGCGCTGGCCCAGGAGGGCGGCATCGGCATCGTGCACAAGAGCATGAACGCCGAGCAGCAGGCCGCCGAGGTCAGGCTGGTCAAGAAATTCGAGAGTGGCGTGATCAAGGACCCGATCACCATCAGCCCCAATGCCACGATTCGCGATGTGCTGGAACTGACCCGGGCGCACCGCATCTCGGGTGTGCCGGTGGTCGACGGCGAGGATCTGGTCGGCATCGTCACCAACCGCGACGTGCGTTTCGAGACCCGCTTCGATGCCCCCGTCTCCAGCATCATGACGCCCAAGGACAAGCTGGTCACGGTGAAGGAGGGCGCGGAGAAGGACGAGATCCTGAAACTCCTGCACCAGTACCGCATCGAGAAGGTGCTGGTGGTGGACGACAATTTCCGCCTGCGCGGCCTGGTTACGGTCAAGGACATCCAGAAGGCCTCCGACAAGCCCAATGCCTGCAAGGATGACCAGGGTCGGTTGCGTGTCGGGGCCGCGGTCGGTGTCGGCGCCGGCACCGATGAGCGGGTCGAGGCCCTGGTGGCCGCCGGGGTGGACGTGATCGTGGTCGACACCGCCCACGGCCATTCCCAGGGGGTGCTGGACCGGGTGAAGTGGGTCAAGCAGAACTTCCCCGACGTCCAGGTCATCGGCGGCAACATCGCCACCGCCGAGGCCGCGCTGGCCCTGAAGTCGGCCGGCGCCGACGCGGTCAAGGTCGGCATCGGCCCGGGCTCGATCTGCACCACCCGCATCGTGGCCGGCGTGGGCGTGCCCCAGATCAGCGCCGTGGCCAATGTCGCCGCCGCGCTGAAGGATTCCGGGGTGCCATTGATCGCCGACGGCGGCATCCGTTATTCCGGTGACATGGCCAAGGCCATCGCCGCCGGTGCCTATTCCATCATGGTGGGCAGCATGTTCGCCGGCACCGAGGAGGCCCCGGGCGAGGTCGAACTGTTCCAGGGCCGCTCCTACAAGTCCTACCGCGGCATGGGCTCGCTCGGCGCCATGTCCGGCCAGCAGGGCTCCAGCGACCGCTACTTCCAGGAGGGCAACGAGGCCGAGAAGCTGGTGCCGGAGGGCATCGAGGGCCGGGTGCCCTACAAGGGTCCGCTCAACCCGGTGATTCACCAGCTGCTGGGCGGGCTGCGCTCCAGCATGGGCTACACCGGCTGCCGCACCGTCGACGAGATGCGCACCAAGCCGCAGTTCGTGCGCGTGACCGGCGCCGGCATGAAGGAGTCGCATGTCCATGACGTGCAGATCACCAAGGAAGCGCCGAATTATCGTGTTTAA
- the guaA gene encoding glutamine-hydrolyzing GMP synthase — MTTDIHAHRILILDFGSQYTQLIARRVREIGVYCEIHPYDMAAEDIRIFSPRGVILSGGPETVTAETSPRAPQQVFELGVPVLGICYGMQAMAFQMGGRVENAEHHEYGYAQVRAHGHTRLLKDIEDHTSPEGHGLLDVWMSHGDRVIDMPPGFKLMASTAGAPMAGMADDERGFYGVQFHPEVTHTRQGGRILSRFVLEICGCDALWTPGNIIEDHIESIRAQVGEDEVLLGLSGGVDSSVVAALLHRAIGDQLTCVFVDNGLLRHHEGDQVMATFAEHMGVRVIRVDAEERFLKALKGVDDPEQKRKIIGNLFIEVFDEEAGRLSNANWLAQGTIYPDVIESAGSKTGKAHLIKSHHNVGGLPEKMKLKLVEPLRDLFKDEVRKLGTELGLPFDMVYRHPFPGPGLGVRILGEVKKEYADTLRLADFIFIDELRKHDLYDKVSQAFAVFLPVRSVGVTGDGRRYDYVVALRAVETIDFMTARWAHLPYEFLDHVSRRIINEIPRISRVTYDISGKPPATIEWE, encoded by the coding sequence TTGACCACAGACATCCACGCCCACCGCATTCTCATTCTTGATTTCGGCTCGCAGTACACTCAGCTGATAGCCCGCCGGGTGCGCGAAATCGGCGTCTACTGCGAAATCCATCCCTACGACATGGCGGCCGAGGACATCCGCATCTTCAGCCCCAGGGGCGTGATCCTGTCCGGCGGGCCGGAAACGGTCACGGCCGAGACCTCGCCGCGGGCGCCGCAGCAGGTGTTCGAACTGGGCGTGCCGGTGCTGGGCATCTGCTACGGCATGCAGGCCATGGCCTTCCAGATGGGCGGCAGGGTGGAGAATGCCGAGCATCACGAATACGGTTATGCCCAGGTGCGGGCCCACGGCCACACCCGTCTGCTGAAGGACATCGAGGACCATACCAGCCCCGAGGGCCATGGTCTGCTGGATGTGTGGATGAGCCACGGCGACCGTGTCATCGACATGCCGCCGGGTTTCAAGCTCATGGCCAGCACCGCCGGCGCGCCGATGGCCGGCATGGCCGACGACGAACGCGGCTTCTACGGGGTGCAGTTCCATCCCGAGGTGACGCACACCCGCCAGGGCGGACGCATCCTCAGCCGGTTCGTGCTGGAGATCTGCGGCTGCGACGCCCTGTGGACGCCGGGCAACATCATCGAGGATCACATCGAGAGTATCCGTGCCCAGGTGGGTGAGGACGAGGTGCTGCTGGGCCTGTCCGGCGGGGTCGACTCCTCGGTGGTGGCCGCGCTGCTGCATCGGGCCATCGGCGACCAGCTGACCTGCGTGTTCGTGGACAACGGCCTGCTGCGCCATCATGAGGGCGACCAGGTGATGGCCACCTTCGCCGAACATATGGGCGTGCGGGTGATCCGGGTGGATGCCGAGGAGCGCTTCCTGAAGGCGCTCAAGGGCGTTGACGATCCGGAACAGAAGCGCAAGATCATCGGCAACCTGTTTATCGAGGTCTTCGACGAGGAGGCCGGCAGGCTGAGCAATGCCAACTGGCTGGCCCAGGGTACCATCTATCCTGATGTGATCGAGTCCGCCGGTTCCAAGACCGGCAAGGCCCACCTGATCAAGTCGCACCACAACGTGGGCGGCCTGCCGGAGAAGATGAAGCTCAAGCTGGTCGAGCCCCTGCGCGATCTGTTCAAGGACGAGGTGCGCAAGCTGGGCACCGAACTGGGCCTGCCCTTCGATATGGTCTACCGCCATCCCTTCCCCGGACCGGGTCTGGGGGTACGCATTCTCGGCGAGGTGAAGAAGGAATACGCCGACACTCTGCGCCTGGCCGATTTCATCTTCATCGACGAGCTGCGCAAGCACGACCTCTACGACAAGGTCAGCCAGGCCTTCGCCGTGTTCCTGCCGGTGCGTTCGGTGGGCGTGACCGGCGACGGCCGGCGCTACGATTATGTGGTGGCGCTGCGCGCGGTCGAGACCATCGACTTCATGACCGCGCGCTGGGCGCATCTGCCCTACGAATTCCTGGATCATGTCTCGCGGCGCATCATCAACGAGATACCACGCATCTCGCGCGTGACCTACGACATCTCCGGCAAGCCGCCGGCCACCATAGAGTGGGAATAG
- a CDS encoding class I SAM-dependent methyltransferase has protein sequence MPRTAPFESHHYRYDEWFERHAAAYHSELLAVRAQLPWRGLGLSIGVGTGRFAGPLGVQIGIDPAYAVLDYAAKRGISTVQAVAEALPFADGLFDHALCVTTICFVDDVSGMLSEARRVLKPGGVLVIGFIDLTSSLGQTYMTQQAENVFYRDATFFSAAEVEQLLTDTGFTGPDWVQTLSKPLGKIRDIESLSSGYGQGAFVVVQAKRP, from the coding sequence ATGCCAAGAACCGCACCGTTCGAGTCTCATCACTACCGTTATGACGAATGGTTCGAACGCCACGCTGCGGCCTACCACTCGGAGTTGCTGGCGGTGCGCGCCCAGCTGCCCTGGCGCGGATTGGGTTTGTCCATCGGAGTCGGCACCGGTCGGTTTGCCGGACCGCTGGGCGTTCAGATCGGCATCGACCCCGCCTACGCCGTGCTGGACTACGCCGCGAAACGGGGCATCTCCACTGTGCAGGCGGTCGCCGAAGCGCTCCCCTTCGCTGACGGTCTGTTCGACCACGCCCTGTGCGTGACCACCATCTGCTTCGTGGATGATGTCAGTGGCATGCTGAGCGAGGCCCGCCGCGTACTCAAACCCGGCGGTGTGTTGGTAATCGGGTTCATCGATCTCACCAGCAGCCTCGGTCAGACTTATATGACCCAGCAGGCCGAGAATGTATTCTACCGCGACGCGACTTTTTTCTCGGCAGCTGAAGTAGAGCAACTGCTGACGGACACCGGTTTTACCGGGCCCGACTGGGTGCAAACCCTGTCAAAGCCGCTGGGGAAGATACGCGATATCGAATCCTTGAGCAGCGGCTACGGTCAGGGTGCGTTTGTCGTGGTGCAGGCCAAACGGCCGTAA
- a CDS encoding peptidoglycan DD-metalloendopeptidase family protein yields the protein MMRIFLLLFSLLFSQALVAAQLPKADPVPGGMAVIPLPELTQPPRVTFNGNRTLTVRHDNRWHALVGLPLGLEPGEHRIQVADASGELPIAFTVQPKEYEAQYITLKNKRQVNPNPDDLKRIRSETPRIRSALRTFNFAEDVQLDFIWPVDGELSSPFGLRRFFNQQPRKPHSGLDIAAPEGTPIRAPASGEVIEVGDFFFNGNSVFIDHGQGLVTMYCHLHRIDVKAGDRIAQGDIIGTVGRTGRVTGPHLHWGVSLNDARIDPLLFLPTPTPTP from the coding sequence ATGATGCGCATATTTCTCTTGTTGTTCAGCCTGCTGTTCAGCCAGGCCCTGGTCGCTGCCCAGCTGCCGAAGGCCGATCCGGTCCCCGGCGGGATGGCGGTCATTCCCCTGCCCGAGTTGACGCAGCCGCCGCGGGTGACCTTCAACGGCAACCGCACCCTGACCGTCCGGCACGACAATCGCTGGCACGCCCTGGTCGGGCTGCCGCTCGGCCTGGAACCGGGTGAGCACCGGATACAGGTGGCAGACGCCAGCGGCGAGCTGCCCATCGCCTTCACGGTCCAGCCCAAGGAATACGAGGCCCAGTACATCACGCTCAAGAACAAGCGCCAGGTCAACCCCAACCCGGATGATCTCAAACGCATCCGCAGCGAAACCCCGCGCATCCGCTCGGCACTGCGGACATTCAATTTCGCCGAGGATGTCCAACTCGATTTCATCTGGCCGGTCGACGGCGAATTGAGCAGCCCCTTCGGCCTGCGCCGCTTCTTCAACCAGCAACCGCGCAAGCCCCACAGCGGCCTGGACATCGCCGCGCCCGAGGGCACGCCCATCCGCGCACCCGCCTCCGGCGAGGTCATCGAAGTCGGTGATTTCTTCTTCAACGGCAACAGCGTGTTCATCGATCACGGCCAGGGGCTGGTGACCATGTACTGCCACCTGCACCGCATCGACGTGAAGGCCGGCGACCGTATTGCCCAGGGCGATATCATCGGCACGGTCGGCAGGACCGGCCGGGTCACCGGTCCGCATCTGCACTGGGGCGTCAGCCTGAACGACGCCCGTATCGATCCGCTGCTGTTCCTCCCCACCCCCACCCCCACCCCCTGA
- a CDS encoding sensor domain-containing protein yields MSSSLFRTPPGSAASPEAAELRSIIDNLTDAYYRTDIDGRILLASRSVEALSGYRLEEIIGRNITEFYLDPAARTAFLQALADNGGQVQGYEAGLRRKDSTELWVATSAHFIYDDTGKVAGIEGTVRDITERHQVEAALRESQQRYKALFDNATDSILLTRDDHFIDCNPKTLEVFGCTREQVIGCDPARFSPEFQPDGGRSEEISRERMAAALAGTTQRFEWQHQRLDGSLFDAEVTLNRVDIEGQPHLIGMVHDITRRKQIERDLQLSRRNLAEAQRIAHVGSWECDIATEQMNWSDEMFRIHGLKPGSRAPGYALLAELIHPEDWPGVEEAINAAVRGESHLDSEYRIQRPSGEVRYVYARGELVRDLQGQPAQMVGTMQDITEHIQSLAALRSSEERFRDLAENINEVFWLVSPDWLQVHYISPAYAAVWGASTDSLYASPMSWADRIHGDDQDSIRAFMDSIDLDQEEIGFPEFRIVRPDGGIRWISTRAYPVRDQEGRPVRVAGIAEDITERRQAEEQLRQSAVAFDNTAEGILILDTERRILAANRAFTELTGYSEDGIRLQTPEQLEPALDTAPGNGVDWQTVEQARRWQGEALLRRVNGELFPAWLTVSMVLDSNNQPANYVYIFSDITTIKRSQEKLDYLAHHDPLTDLPNRLLLSARLEHAIQHARREHHQIGVLFIDLDRFKNINDSLGHSMGDEILTESARRLRGLLRDEDTVARLGGDEFIVILDQVRHSQDVIALAGRIMELFRQPFVSGLHTLHVTASIGISIYPEDGRDTDTLIKNADAAMYRAKGHGRDNFQFYTQELTNTAFERILLETSLRRALDEEDLVLHYQPQISLIDGRIIGAEALIRWNHPDMGLIPPNRFIPLAEESGLILPIGNWVLEAACEQARYWQDIGLPLEKIAVNISGVQVLRSNILEAVKRALNYSRLDAQSLELEITESTLMHEGGQTIASLESLRTIGVELAIDDFGTGYSSLSYLKRLPIDRLKIDRAFIHEAAVDNNDAAIIRAIIAMGHSLQLKIVAEGVETEQQSRFLQELGCDVAQGYYYGRPVPADEFARLFSPSTDDRREES; encoded by the coding sequence ATGTCCAGCAGTCTGTTCCGCACACCGCCGGGTTCCGCAGCCAGTCCTGAAGCGGCGGAACTGCGCTCCATCATCGACAATCTCACCGATGCCTATTACCGGACCGACATCGACGGCCGCATCCTGCTCGCCTCGCGCTCGGTGGAGGCCCTGAGCGGCTACCGGCTCGAAGAAATCATCGGCCGCAACATAACCGAGTTCTATCTGGATCCGGCTGCACGAACGGCATTTCTCCAGGCATTGGCCGACAACGGCGGCCAGGTCCAGGGCTACGAGGCCGGCCTGCGCAGGAAGGACAGCACCGAACTGTGGGTAGCGACCAGTGCCCATTTTATCTATGACGACACGGGCAAGGTCGCCGGAATCGAAGGGACGGTACGCGACATTACCGAACGCCACCAGGTCGAGGCAGCGCTGCGCGAGAGCCAGCAGCGCTACAAGGCCCTGTTCGACAACGCCACAGACAGCATCCTGTTGACCCGGGACGACCATTTCATCGACTGCAACCCGAAAACGCTGGAGGTCTTCGGCTGCACCCGGGAACAGGTCATCGGGTGCGACCCGGCCCGCTTCTCACCCGAATTCCAGCCCGACGGCGGCCGCTCCGAAGAGATCTCCCGGGAACGAATGGCTGCGGCCCTGGCCGGGACGACCCAGCGCTTTGAATGGCAGCACCAGCGCCTCGACGGCAGCCTGTTCGACGCCGAGGTCACGCTGAACCGTGTCGATATCGAGGGACAACCGCACCTGATCGGCATGGTGCATGACATCACCCGGCGCAAGCAGATCGAACGCGACCTCCAGCTCAGCCGCCGCAACCTGGCCGAGGCCCAGCGCATCGCCCATGTCGGCAGCTGGGAGTGCGATATCGCCACCGAGCAGATGAACTGGTCCGACGAGATGTTCCGCATCCACGGCCTGAAACCCGGCAGCCGCGCACCCGGGTATGCTTTGCTGGCCGAACTCATCCATCCCGAGGACTGGCCGGGCGTGGAGGAGGCGATCAATGCCGCCGTCCGTGGTGAATCGCACCTCGACAGCGAATATCGCATCCAGCGTCCCAGCGGTGAAGTCCGCTACGTGTATGCGCGCGGCGAACTTGTCCGCGACCTGCAGGGGCAGCCGGCACAGATGGTGGGCACCATGCAGGACATCACCGAACACATCCAGTCCCTGGCCGCACTGAGATCCAGCGAAGAGCGCTTCCGCGATCTGGCCGAGAACATCAACGAGGTATTCTGGCTGGTGTCACCGGACTGGCTGCAGGTCCACTACATCAGTCCGGCCTACGCAGCGGTCTGGGGCGCGAGCACGGATTCACTCTATGCCAGTCCCATGTCCTGGGCGGACAGGATTCACGGCGATGACCAGGACAGCATCAGGGCCTTCATGGACAGTATCGATCTGGATCAGGAGGAAATCGGCTTCCCCGAGTTCCGCATCGTACGTCCAGACGGCGGGATACGCTGGATCTCGACCCGGGCCTATCCGGTGCGGGATCAGGAGGGACGGCCGGTGCGTGTAGCCGGCATCGCCGAGGACATCACCGAACGCAGGCAGGCCGAGGAGCAGCTGCGTCAGTCTGCGGTGGCCTTTGACAATACCGCCGAAGGCATCCTGATCCTGGATACCGAACGCCGCATCCTGGCTGCCAACCGCGCCTTCACCGAACTGACCGGCTACAGCGAGGACGGCATCCGCCTGCAGACCCCGGAACAGCTGGAGCCGGCACTGGATACGGCGCCCGGCAACGGCGTCGACTGGCAGACCGTGGAACAGGCGCGCCGCTGGCAGGGCGAAGCCTTGCTGCGCCGCGTCAATGGCGAGTTGTTCCCGGCCTGGCTGACGGTCAGCATGGTGCTCGACAGCAACAACCAACCCGCCAACTACGTCTACATCTTCTCCGACATCACCACCATCAAGCGCTCGCAGGAGAAACTGGATTACCTGGCCCATCATGACCCGTTGACCGACCTGCCCAATCGGCTGCTGCTCAGCGCCCGCCTGGAACACGCCATTCAGCATGCCCGGCGCGAACACCATCAGATCGGGGTACTGTTCATCGACCTGGACCGGTTCAAGAACATCAACGACAGTCTCGGCCACAGCATGGGCGACGAAATCCTTACAGAGTCGGCCCGCCGGCTCAGGGGCCTGCTGCGCGACGAGGACACCGTGGCCCGACTGGGCGGGGACGAGTTCATTGTCATCCTCGACCAGGTCCGCCACAGCCAGGACGTGATCGCACTGGCGGGCCGCATCATGGAACTGTTTCGTCAGCCCTTCGTCTCCGGCTTGCATACCCTGCACGTGACCGCGAGCATCGGCATCAGCATCTATCCCGAGGACGGCCGCGACACCGACACCCTGATCAAGAACGCAGACGCCGCCATGTACCGCGCCAAGGGACATGGCCGGGACAACTTCCAGTTCTACACCCAGGAACTGACCAATACCGCATTCGAGCGCATCCTGCTCGAGACCAGCCTGCGCCGGGCCCTGGACGAGGAGGACCTGGTGCTGCACTACCAGCCGCAGATCTCGCTGATCGACGGCCGCATCATCGGCGCCGAGGCCCTGATCCGCTGGAACCATCCGGACATGGGCCTGATTCCGCCCAATCGTTTCATCCCGCTGGCGGAGGAATCCGGGTTGATCCTGCCCATCGGCAACTGGGTACTGGAAGCCGCCTGTGAGCAGGCGCGTTACTGGCAGGACATCGGCCTGCCGCTGGAAAAGATCGCGGTGAACATTTCCGGCGTCCAGGTACTGCGCAGCAATATCCTCGAAGCGGTCAAGCGGGCACTGAACTACTCGCGGCTGGACGCACAGAGCCTGGAACTGGAAATCACCGAAAGCACTCTGATGCACGAGGGTGGCCAGACGATTGCTTCGCTGGAATCACTGCGCACCATCGGCGTGGAACTCGCCATCGACGATTTCGGCACCGGCTATTCCTCGCTGAGCTACCTCAAGCGCCTGCCCATCGACCGGCTCAAGATCGACCGCGCCTTCATTCACGAGGCCGCCGTGGACAACAATGATGCAGCCATCATCCGCGCCATCATCGCCATGGGCCACAGCCTGCAGCTGAAGATCGTGGCCGAAGGCGTGGAAACCGAGCAGCAGAGCCGGTTCCTGCAGGAGTTGGGTTGCGACGTGGCCCAGGGTTATTACTACGGACGGCCGGTGCCGGCGGACGAGTTCGCCCGGCTGTTCAGTCCGTCGACTGACGACAGGCGAGAAGAATCGTAG